One Dromiciops gliroides isolate mDroGli1 chromosome 3, mDroGli1.pri, whole genome shotgun sequence DNA segment encodes these proteins:
- the TFF1 gene encoding trefoil factor 1 translates to MEYKVFCTLFITLMLGFGVLSQETCEVEPKLRINCGWPGVTEQECKAKNCCFDNTVRGTPWCFSPQVIETEEECIF, encoded by the exons ATGGAGTACAAGGTGTTTTGCACACTGTTCATCACTCTGATGCTGGGATTTGGTGTGCTGAGCCAGGAA ACATGTGAAGTGGAGCCAAAGCTAAGGATTAATTGTGGTTGGCCTGGAGTCACAGAGCAAGAATGTAAAGCAAAAAATTGTTGCTTCGATAACACTGTCAGAGGAACTCCCTGGTGCTTCTCCCCTCAGGTTATAGAAACAGAAGAGG aatgcATCTTTTAA